The window CCGCGTTCGGCGGTGGACGAAGCGCGTCGTGCCGGAGTGGGCGCCCCCGGGCCTTTCGCTTGAGCGGAGCGCCCGAACCGGCGCTGGTTGGAGACGTGCTATGCGAAGACTCTGTGCTCTGCTTCTGGTCGGTCTGACGCTGACCTCCTGCGGGGACGTCCCGCCGGAGCAGGCCGAGCGACCTGACCCGGCGATGGAGGAATGGGCCGACGCGTGGGATCGCCGTGAGACCGTCCGACAGCCCGAGTGGGCCGGCGGGCGCGAGGTGCTCCGGTGGCCAGACGGGGCCGGACGGGACCTGCCGCGCGCGTGGGCAGAGGAGCGCGGCCTCAGCGGCCTGACGCGGGCACAGCTCGTCGAGCAGTTCGGCGCTCCGGACACCACAGTCGTCAACGAGTCGGTCGGGGGCGTGCTCGTGCTCTACGACACGTTCGGTCTCATCGTGTACGAGGGCGTCTGCACCGGCCTGGTGCCGCGGTCGGCGCCCTTCGAGGAGTATTTCGCGCAGCCCGACCTGTGAGGGGACAGGGCCGGGGTCGGTTCGATGTGAGGGCTTGTCCGGTCTCTTCAGGCATGGTAAGCAGGTGCCTCCGGGTGGACAGGAGCGCAGGACCGCGGGGCTCGGAAGGAGTGAAGGATGTCTGACGACAAACGAGCGCTACCGGTCGTGTTCATCGCTCTCGGTATCAGCTTTCTGGGCGTGGGTGTCGCCATGAGCGCGGCGCTCGCGCAGAGCGGTCTTCCGATGGCGGGCATGGGCATGTTCGGATTGGGCATCGTCTTCATCGTCCTGGGCGTTGCGAAGAGACGCGAGGCCCGTCGTCAGAACGGCGATGAGGACGAACACTCGAGCTAGGGGCGATTCGTGTGCCGCGAAGGGCACGAGCAGCTGTCGCGAACTCACCGGCCTCCATCTGACGACGAGCGAGGGCATCGAGCAGCTCATGACATCGGGCACGTCGGAGGATGCCTGCTTCCCGGCAGTTGCCGCAGCCTACAGGATAGCGGTCGAGATACTGAGGGAGCAGGAACTCGGCGAGAGAACCGCGTAGCAGGAGTCCCAGGGGAATGGGAGGCAGGGTGGACTTCACCTACCGGGCGATGGACCCGAACGGAACAGAGATCTACGGCGAGATCCGCGGGTCCGACAGGGCCGACGCTGAACGCAGACTGCGTGCCGAGGGCCTCGATCCCCTTGAGATTACGCCTGCCGATGAACTGGCTCGTCCCGGAGAGAGATCGGCCGGCTTCACGGAGACGACGAGCGACAGGGGACAGGGGTTCGCCAGCGGCTGCTTGTCGGGCTGGGCGCTCGGTCTCGTCCTCATCGTCCTGGGACTCTTGCTGACCTTCACGTGGATCGGTGCCGTCATAGGCATCCCTATGATCATCATCGGCATCATCGTGCCGTTCGTCGTGCCCTTCTTCGGACTGCGAGCCGTGCGCGGTCCCTGTCCGTACTGCGGCTCCGAGGTTCGCTCGGGGCGGACCGACCCGCTGGTGCGGTGCAGGACGTGCGGCCGCGTGATCGTCGTACGTGACGGGAGGTACTACAGGGCGCAGTGACCCTGGTACGCTGCCCGGTGCTCGTGCGCCACAAGGCTCGAACGACGGGAGGACCATGGCCCCTCTGGGCCCTCCGTTCGATGACAGATTCGGCCCGCACTGGGTCAACTACGTTCTTCAGAGCGCCTTCGCGGCCGCCAGCATCTTCGTGGTCCTCGCGGCGCTCAGACAGCAGAACCTCGTCGTCGCCGCCTCGCTCGCCGCGACGGCGTTCACGGTCTTCGCCGTGCCGAGCAGCGTCACGGCATCGATGCGGAACGTCGTCGGAGGCCACGTGATCGGCCTTCTCTTCGGCTCCGTCTTTGCGCTCATCCAGGTCGACGCGGTCATCGCTCAGGATGCGATGTACGCCCTCGCCGTCGGCGGGGCCATGTTCACGATGGCCGTGACGAACACGGAGCACCCGCCCGCCGCCGGAACAGCGCTCGGCGTGCTCATGACCGGCTTCTCGTGGCGAATCGTGCTCGGCGTGGTCGTGGGCGTGCTCGTGCTGGCGCTGCTGCACAGGCTTCTCAGGCCGTTCCTCAGGGACCTCGTGGCCGCCCCGGAGACCGCCGCGCTGCACCGCGCGGATGGGTGAGCCGGGTCGACGACGCGACCTACCACCCCAACGTTCAGAAGATCCTGCCGGGTGCGGATTGACGCACAGTCATTGACTGAAGCATCCTCAACGCAGTAAGATGGAGTTGAGGCTTCCATGAGGACAGCGACCCGACAGAGAGAGCTGCGGTCCGGACGCCGTCAGCGGCGCCCGTCGCCGCAGTTTCTGCGTCTTCGCCACGGAGGGGTGCCGGGCTCCTGCGGTGAGGCACGACGGGAGCAATGGTCATGAGACGCTGCGCCGGTGCATCCGTTCGGCTCGTCGCGGTCCTGGTCGACCTGCTCATCATGACGCTGTTCTTCTTTCCCATCACCAGGCTCGTCAAGGGCACCTGGCTCATGTCCGCCGCGGACCATCGCTGGGCGGCAGGCTGGTTCGTGACCGATCCGCTGTGCATCGCCTTCCTCATCGTGATGTTCGTCTACTTCGTGCTCTTCGAGGCCCTGGCCGGCGCGACTCCCGGGAAGCTCGTCTCCGGCGTCCGCGTCATCGGGCCGGACGGAGGTCGTCCCGGTCTCGTGCGCTCGCTCGTGCGCAATCTGCTGCGCGTGGTCGACGGCCTTCCTGCGTTCGGGATTCTCGCGGCCGTGCTCATCTCGACGTCGGAGGAGTGCGCCCGGTTCGGCGACCGGGTGGCCGGAACGCGCGTCGTCCGGACGCGCCCGATCGACGCGGGGGATGCCAGGTGAACGGCAACGACTGGATCGACCGCGCGGCGTACCCGTTCGAGTCGCACTGGTTCGACGTGCCGGCCGGCCGGATGCACTACGTCGACGAGGGACGTGGCCCACCGATCCTCATGGTCCACGGGAACCCGACGTGGTCGTTCCTGTATCGACATCTGATCCGTCGGCTGGCTCCGAACCACCGGTGCGTCGCACCCGACCACATCGGCTTCGGTCTCTCGGATAAGCCCGTCGGCTGGTCGTACCGCCCGGAGGAGCACGCCCGCAATCTCGCGAGGTTCATCGAGGCGCTCGAGCTCGCCCGGTTCACCATCGTCGTGCAGGACTGGGGCGGACCGACGGGGCTCTCGTACGCGCTCGAGCACCCCGAGAGGGTGGCCGGCCTCGTCATCCTCAATACGTGGATGTGGCCGGTCGACGATGACACGTACTACAGGGCCTTCAGCGGGTTCGTGGGGGGACCTGTCGGCCGGTTCCTCATCAGGCGCTTCAACTTCTTCGTCCGTGTCGTGATGCCCGAGGCCTACGGCGACAGGCGCCTGCTGACGAAGGCCATCCACGAGCACTATCTGACGCCCCTCGGAACCCCGGTCGAGCGGACCGGATCGGCGGTCTTCCCGCGCGAGATCGTCGGGTCGACGCCGTGGCTCCGGAAATTGTGGCAGCGGCGCGAGGCGCTCCAGGGGAAGCGGGCGCTCATCGCCTGGGGGATGAAGGACATCGCGTTTCGGGAGAAGGAGCTCCAGACGTGGATCGAGGCGCTTCCGGGCGCCGAGGTACTCAGGCTCGAGTCGGCGGGTCACTATGTGCAGGAAGAGGCCCCGGAGGAACTTGGAGAGGCGATCGCGTCACTCATCGACGGATCTGCGTGAGTTTCTCGGGAGTGACGGCGACGGCTTCGAGGGCGGTTCGAGAACAGATGGAAGGGGGAGCACGATGAAACGCATCTGCATCGGTGTCTGTCTGCTTCTGGTCCTGCCTCTGTCGGCGTCGGGGGCGTTCGTAACGGTCGATCCGGACGGTACGGGCGACTACCTTACGCTGCCGGATGCCTGGGCGAGTGTCGGCGCGGGGGACACGGTGCTCATGTCCCCGGACGTTCACCAGGTCGGCGGCGGCTCGACCGGATGGCCTCTGACGTTGGGTCCCGACAGTCCATCCGTCGTCGGCATCGAGGGTGCCGACCAAACCGTGCTCGCCGGCGACGGCGTGACCTCCGCGTTCTTCATCCCGCAGGACGTCTGGGACGCGCACATGGACCTCCGCGGCCTGATGTTCCTGGACATCGCCGAGATCATTGAGCGCGGCGGTGAGTACGGCGAAGCCGGGGGCACGCTCGTCTTCATTGACAACGTGGTGATGAACTGCGGGTCCTCACACGCGCTCGACGCCTCCCAGTGCCGGGAGGAAAGCGTCATCCGCGGGAATGTCATAACGGCGAATCCGGGCTCCGGTCTCTGGACCTATCACTACTGGGGCACGATCGAGAACAACGAGATCTCGTACAACGCGAGCGGCATCGTCGGCGCGTGCTGTGAGGAACCGGTGATCGACTGCAACTACATTCACAACAACACGGAGTACGGCATCTGGACCGGTTTCAACTACACGGTCGAGAACAACATCATCGAGTCGAACGGCGACGCCGGACTGCTGCTCGTGTCCGACGGGACCGTGCAGAACAACATCATCAGGCACAACGCCGTCGGCGTTCGGCACGAGGGACTTCCCGAGACCGAACTCAGGCACAACGACATATACGGCAACACGAACTACGACCTCGAGGTGACGGACGGCCAGACGTGGATCTGGTACGCGACGTGGAACTGGTGGGGGACGACAGACCCCGACGTGATCGACGCGAACGTCTTCGACTGTGAGGACGACCCCGGCATCGGTGTCTGCGTGACGACATACCCGTTCTGCAACATGCCCGGCTGCGCCTCCAGCGCGCAACCGGCCTCATGGGGCGCGATCAAGGCGCTGTACCGCTGATCGACGCTGAGGCAGGCGTCGGGATGACGTCGGTTGCGCGGAGGGTGCATGGAGAACGACCGGCGGCGTCGCGCTCGACAGAGCCGTCAGCGCTCTGTCGAGCGCACCATGACCGTATCCTACCTTCAGGATGTGACCCGATGTGGAGGTGTCTTATGAGGAAGGCCGGAAGAGGCGGGCGGGTCTCACGCTGGAGTCACCATGCGCCGATTTCTCTGATACTCTGTCTCCCTGTCTCTCTCTCCATCATGCTGGCCGGCTGCGGCGACACGGCGGAGCCGGCGTGGGACAACCTCCCGC of the Candidatus Effluviviaceae Genus V sp. genome contains:
- a CDS encoding DUF1565 domain-containing protein → MCRKRPRRNLERRSRHSSTDLREFLGSDGDGFEGGSRTDGRGSTMKRICIGVCLLLVLPLSASGAFVTVDPDGTGDYLTLPDAWASVGAGDTVLMSPDVHQVGGGSTGWPLTLGPDSPSVVGIEGADQTVLAGDGVTSAFFIPQDVWDAHMDLRGLMFLDIAEIIERGGEYGEAGGTLVFIDNVVMNCGSSHALDASQCREESVIRGNVITANPGSGLWTYHYWGTIENNEISYNASGIVGACCEEPVIDCNYIHNNTEYGIWTGFNYTVENNIIESNGDAGLLLVSDGTVQNNIIRHNAVGVRHEGLPETELRHNDIYGNTNYDLEVTDGQTWIWYATWNWWGTTDPDVIDANVFDCEDDPGIGVCVTTYPFCNMPGCASSAQPASWGAIKALYR
- a CDS encoding alpha/beta fold hydrolase, with the protein product MHYVDEGRGPPILMVHGNPTWSFLYRHLIRRLAPNHRCVAPDHIGFGLSDKPVGWSYRPEEHARNLARFIEALELARFTIVVQDWGGPTGLSYALEHPERVAGLVILNTWMWPVDDDTYYRAFSGFVGGPVGRFLIRRFNFFVRVVMPEAYGDRRLLTKAIHEHYLTPLGTPVERTGSAVFPREIVGSTPWLRKLWQRREALQGKRALIAWGMKDIAFREKELQTWIEALPGAEVLRLESAGHYVQEEAPEELGEAIASLIDGSA
- a CDS encoding HPP family protein, which encodes MAPLGPPFDDRFGPHWVNYVLQSAFAAASIFVVLAALRQQNLVVAASLAATAFTVFAVPSSVTASMRNVVGGHVIGLLFGSVFALIQVDAVIAQDAMYALAVGGAMFTMAVTNTEHPPAAGTALGVLMTGFSWRIVLGVVVGVLVLALLHRLLRPFLRDLVAAPETAALHRADG